Proteins from a genomic interval of Zingiber officinale cultivar Zhangliang chromosome 1B, Zo_v1.1, whole genome shotgun sequence:
- the LOC122038119 gene encoding probable mediator of RNA polymerase II transcription subunit 26b, whose product MEKSSLFHADGADIFQIIEKAILVAAFDHPDELKRQQDTIAELCSKALLQPFPQGAKADEIIKKDTEEIIKKEKEEEEDQSIDVVEEVTRIKGILSGHHHQADDVLLDLLRGLQQLKFTYDILEATHIGFAVKVLHKHTSKNIRHLARTVTLGWRKVVDEWVEATDAITENGLDDSGIPLALAKVQEERSVEEKVEMTRQETRLLPVSTQELHHVLGGVGAIPVNAPREELIKPRGVAEPEPGRLPKLASRRQLPPQRKPPSIPQRDEQSKLQDEEASVQAKLEVAKRKLQEGYQRIDNAKKQRTIKVVEQRDMPKKGRRTLKPIQKLKNEIKEWARSHSVKPSQKQ is encoded by the exons ATGGAGAAATCGTCTCTCTTCCACGCGGACGGCGCTGATATCTTCCAGATCATCGAGAAGGCTATCCTCGTCGCCGCCTTCGACCACCCCGACGAGTTAAAGAGGCAGCAGGATACGATCGCAGAGTTGTGCTCCAAAGCGCTCCTCCAGCCTTTTCCTCAAGGAGCCAAGGCCGATGAGATCATCAAAAAGGACACCGAAGAGATcatcaaaaaggaaaaggaggaggaggaggaccaaTCCATCGACGTCGTCGAAGAGGTGACGCGGATTAAGGGCATCCTTTCCGGCCATCACCATCag GCTGATGACGTCCTGTTAGATTTATTGAGGGGTCTGCAGCAATTGAAGTTCACGTACGACATCCTTGAG GCGACGCATATCGGATTTGCTGTTAAAGTCTTGCACAAGCACACTTCGAAAAACATTCGCCACTTGGCTCGAACTGTAACCTT GGGGTGGAGGAAAGTAGTGGATGAATGGGTCGAAGCTACTGATGCCATTACTG AAAATGGGCTAGACGACTCTGGGATTCCTTTGGCTTTGGCTAAGGTTCAGGAGGAAAGATCTGTAGAAGAAAAAGTAGAGATGACAAGGCAAGAAACAAGACTGCTACCAGTTTCTACACAAGAGCTTCATCATGTACTTGGAGGAGTCGGAGCAATCCCCGTCAACGCTCCAAGGGAAGAATTAATCAAGCCAAGGGGAGTTGCTGAACCAGAGCCTGGCAGATTGCCAAAGCTTGCCTCTCGGCGACAACTTCCACCTCAAAGGAAGCCACCATCAATTCCACAACGGGATGAGCAATCTAAACTGCAGGATGAGGAAGCTTCGGTTCAGGCAAAGTTGGAAGTGGCAAAGCGCAAACTGCAAGAAGGATATCAGAGAATTGACAATG CGAAAAAACAGCGGACGATAAAAGTGGTTGAGCAGCGAGACATGCCGAAGAAGGGACGCCGCACTTTGAAGCCTATTCAGAAACTGAAGAATGAGATTAAGGAATGGGCAAGATCTCATTCTGTGAAGCCGTCACAGAAACAATGA
- the LOC122054696 gene encoding ethylene-responsive transcription factor ERN1-like: protein MELHFQQNPPRKQQYQLPTASKTKSAKAKAKTTKFVGVRQRPSGRWVAEIKDTTQKIRMWLGTFETAEEAARAYDAAACLLRGANTRTNFSSSSAADADSPLASRVRNLLKLKKQSKNRASPKTNINPHPPGEKTTHHPTPVPPPPPLCINFNPCSSTSISAESKICSSSSSSNTSNTSADAPYHERNQQDGNLGEELDLVWPSLAPLLQEPSSWAFDCGELLLPPRVASEEMAELERMKVERQFSASLYAMNGVQEYLDMVQVDPLPLEALWDLPPPWHLSCRT, encoded by the coding sequence ATGGAGCTCCATTTCCAACAGAATCCCCCAAGGAAACAGCAGTACCAGCTGCCAACGGCCTCCAAGACCAAGTCCGCCAAGGCCAAGGCCAAGACCACCAAGTTCGTCGGCGTCCGGCAGCGCCCGTCGGGACGGTGGGTGGCGGAGATCAAGGACACCACCCAGAAGATCCGCATGTGGCTCGGCACCTTCGAGACCGCGGAGGAGGCCGCCCGAGCCTACGACGCCGCCGCCTGCCTCCTCCGAGGCGCAAACACCCGCACCAACTTCTCATCCTCCTCCGCTGCCGACGCCGACTCCCCCCTCGCCTCCCGCGTCCGTAACCTCCTCAAACTCAAGAAACAGAGTAAGAACAGAGCATCGCCCAAAACCAACATCAATCCTCACCCTCCCGGCGAAAAAACAACTCATCATCCAACTCctgttcctcctcctcctcctctctgcaTCAATTTCAATCCCTGCTCATCTACGTCTATCTCGGCCGAATCAAAAATCtgtagcagcagcagcagcagcaacaccAGCAACACCAGCGCCGATGCTCCCTACCATGAGAGGAATCAGCAAGATGGCAACTTGGGCGAGGAGCTGGACCTGGTGTGGCCCTCCTTGGCGCCGCTGCTGCAGGAGCCCTCCTCGTGGGCGTTCGACTGCGGCGAGCTGTTGCTGCCGCCGCGGGTTGCGTCGGAGGAGATGGCGGAGCTGGAGAGGATGAAGGTGGAGCGCCAGTTCTCGGCGTCGCTCTACGCCATGAACGGAGTGCAGGAGTACTTGGACATGGTGCAGGTGGATCCCTTGCCTTTAGAAGCTCTCTGGGATCTCCCTCCGCCATGGCACTTGTCTTGCCGGACTTGA